The proteins below come from a single Papaver somniferum cultivar HN1 chromosome 11, ASM357369v1, whole genome shotgun sequence genomic window:
- the LOC113321254 gene encoding ubiquitin carboxyl-terminal hydrolase 12-like isoform X2 gives MYKVITFDNVTERVTRHLGLDDPTKIKLTLHRCCSQQPIAPAIKYHGFDHLSEMLIHHNQKSDILYFEVLDIPPPLLEGLKTLNVSFHHEKKDTVIHRISLPSKSTVSRHSRGGEELGYSGLLGLCLSLHRRCI, from the exons atgtATAAGGTAATAACTTTTGATAATGTCACGGAAAGAGTTACTCGGCATCTTGGTTTGGATGACCCAACCAAAATCAAACTTACTCTTCACCGCTGTTGCTCGCAGCAACCCATAGCTCCAGCCATTAAGTACCATGGTTTTGACCACTTGTCTGAGATGTTGATTCACCACAATCAG AAATCTGATATTTTGTATTTCGAAGTCTTGGACATCCCTCCACCACTGTTAGAAGGTTTAAAAACTCTGAATGTTTCTTTTCATCATGAAAAAAAAGAT ACTGTCATTCACCGAATTAGTCTTCCAAGCAAAAGTACAGTAAGCAGAC ATTCTAGAGGAGGAGAAGAACTTGGGTACTCGGGATTGCTTGGTTTATGTTTATCACTTCACAGAAGATGCATCTGA
- the LOC113321254 gene encoding ubiquitin carboxyl-terminal hydrolase 12-like isoform X1 gives MYKVITFDNVTERVTRHLGLDDPTKIKLTLHRCCSQQPIAPAIKYHGFDHLSEMLIHHNQKSDILYFEVLDIPPPLLEGLKTLNVSFHHEKKDTVIHRISLPSKSTVSRRSYSLGFLINNDPFIVGLSSKILCNLVKSNI, from the exons atgtATAAGGTAATAACTTTTGATAATGTCACGGAAAGAGTTACTCGGCATCTTGGTTTGGATGACCCAACCAAAATCAAACTTACTCTTCACCGCTGTTGCTCGCAGCAACCCATAGCTCCAGCCATTAAGTACCATGGTTTTGACCACTTGTCTGAGATGTTGATTCACCACAATCAG AAATCTGATATTTTGTATTTCGAAGTCTTGGACATCCCTCCACCACTGTTAGAAGGTTTAAAAACTCTGAATGTTTCTTTTCATCATGAAAAAAAAGAT ACTGTCATTCACCGAATTAGTCTTCCAAGCAAAAGTACAGTAAGCAGACGTTCGTATTCCTTAGGTTTTTTGATCAACAATGATCCGTTTATTGTTGGATTATCTTCTAAAATATTGTGCAATCTTGTGAAGTCCAACATCTGA